Proteins encoded together in one Calditrichota bacterium window:
- a CDS encoding DNA-directed RNA polymerase subunit alpha yields the protein MNGLNFQMPEAVEIDESTHTDTYGKFIVQPLERGYGVTIGNSLRRVLISTLQGAAIVTIKIDGILHEFSTIPGVSEDVTEMILNLKGVRFKLLNKKPDKIYVQLKGPKEFTARDLQIGNNDFEILNPDHLIATLNSESELKMELSIKKGRGYVPAEENRPSDAPIGTIPLDAIYSPIRNVTYTIENTRVGQRTDYEKLILEIWTDGSITPEDALSNAGRILRDHIQLFISFDMKPEKEDDEDIDEETLQIRKLLRKPVEDLELSVRSANCLKEAKIRTIADLVRRDENEMLRFKNFGRKSLVELNEILKTKSLHFGMDVEKYLSADYDKK from the coding sequence ATGAACGGTTTGAACTTCCAAATGCCGGAAGCGGTGGAGATTGATGAATCTACCCATACTGATACCTATGGCAAATTCATCGTCCAACCCCTTGAAAGAGGCTATGGAGTCACTATCGGAAACAGCCTTCGTCGTGTTCTGATTTCTACGCTGCAAGGCGCGGCTATCGTCACGATCAAGATCGACGGAATCCTGCACGAGTTCTCTACTATTCCCGGTGTGTCGGAAGACGTCACCGAGATGATTCTGAATCTCAAAGGCGTTCGTTTCAAACTCTTGAACAAAAAGCCGGACAAAATTTACGTCCAGCTCAAAGGACCGAAAGAGTTTACGGCGCGTGATCTGCAAATCGGCAACAATGATTTCGAGATTCTCAATCCCGATCATCTGATTGCCACGCTGAACAGCGAATCGGAACTCAAGATGGAGCTGTCCATCAAGAAAGGCCGCGGCTACGTTCCCGCCGAAGAGAACCGCCCGTCGGACGCACCCATCGGTACGATTCCGCTCGACGCGATCTACTCGCCGATTCGCAACGTCACCTACACGATCGAGAACACGCGTGTCGGTCAGCGAACGGACTATGAAAAGCTGATTCTGGAAATCTGGACCGACGGTTCGATTACGCCGGAAGACGCACTGTCCAACGCGGGCCGCATTCTGCGCGATCACATTCAGCTCTTCATCAGCTTCGACATGAAGCCCGAGAAGGAAGACGACGAAGACATCGACGAAGAGACGCTGCAGATTCGCAAGCTCCTGCGCAAGCCGGTTGAAGATCTCGAACTTTCCGTGCGCAGTGCCAACTGTCTGAAAGAAGCCAAAATTCGCACCATCGCCGACCTCGTGCGCCGCGATGAAAACGAAATGCTGCGCTTCAAGAATTTCGGCCGCAAATCGCTGGTCGAACTTAATGAAATTTTGAAGACCAAGTCCCTGCACTTCGGCATGGACGTGGAAAAATACCTTTCCGCAGATTACGATAAGAAATGA